One segment of Alistipes finegoldii DSM 17242 DNA contains the following:
- a CDS encoding N-6 DNA methylase, translating into MAFNRKQRLRDNIEAIRTAFVLDREQRTPTARERLLLERYCGFGGLKCILNPAKELTDAVHWAKSDLELFAPTVELHKLLRENTKDDTEYKRYMDAMKQSVLTAFYTPPEITGTIADVLHEHGIRPDRVLEPSAGVGAFVDAVLENKPDADIMAFEKDLMTGKILKHLHPDQKVRIQGYEKIEKPFMNHFDLAISNIPFGDVAVFDPEFTNSHDMARRSASKTIHNYFFLKSLDAVREGGIVAFITSQGVLDAPTNAPIREYMMNHANLVGVARLPNNLFTENAGTEVGSDLIILQKNSGKNGKLYYNEKLFVQTEQTPIGTSVNGYVWSIGSLSHTDLTKSTDPYGKPAYKLMHRGDTVQLAEDLREHLKIELHQLNRELYERHSLHPTQTESTDKSMNVEVQPSPKVEAVTSTANVFITEAEKPKVQPIDEKPEIEPRQTNHSNAVQLTLLDLWGMPIEEPAKKKKATKKENKAKRAIPKPKPPIMAVPPVESVKPATESKKAKPESAGKQSDPEDIYATLDWDTNPPINGFYETMMSLTPERRKALRLEAERHRQEQLKKSGIKDTMNPAFVPSSDNKPEQKEAAKQPEAQPEATPVPITDNSPSEKATASLFPEFETEKPKEEAPDLTPRPYHRTPEMHLREGSLVADRSRRTVGYLKDITPYGATFQPLDLKGYQKEKALLYVSLRDAYERLYRYESNSHEENVPWREHLNTCYDEFVMRYGNLNAKQNVKLVMMDAGGRDILSLERAENGKFVKADIFDRPVSFSVESHVNVGTPEEALSASLNKFGTVNLDYMKTITDGTEEELLTALQGRIYYNPLVTGYEIKDRFIAGNVIEKAERIEAWMGENPESGCMPEVKQALDALKDAEPPRIAFEDLDFNFGERWIPTGVYSAYMSHFYSTDVKIAYSPTLDEFSVACSHKNFKIWDEFCVKGYYRSYDGMSLLKHALHNTCPDMMKSIGKDEHGNDIKVRDSEGIQLANAKIDEIRNGFTEWLEEQSPQFKERLTTMYNRKFNCFVRPKYDGSHQTFPDLNLKGLASRGIKSIYPSQMDCVWMLKQNGGGICDHEVGTGKTLIMCIAAHEMKRLNLAHKPMIIGLKANVAEIAATYQAAYPNARILYASEKDFSTVNRVRFFNNIRNNDYDCVIMSHDQFGKIPQSPELQQRILQAELDTVEENLEVLRQQGKNVSRAMLKGLEKRKFNLVAKLEKVEHAIQSRTDDVVDFKQMGIDHIFIDESHQFKNLTFNTRHDRVAGLGNSEGSQKALNMLFAIRTIQERTGRDLGATFLSGTTISNSLTELYLLFKYLRPKELERQDIRCFDAWAAIFAKKTTDFEFNVTNNVVQKERFRYFIKVPELAAFYNEITDYRTAEDVGVDRPHKNEILHHIPPTPDQEYFIKQLMEFAKTGDATLLGRLPLSETEEKAKMLIATDYARKMALDMRMIDPHYEDHPDNKASHCAKMIAEYYQKYDAQKGTQFVFSDLGTYQPGDGWNVYSEIKRKLTEDYGIPPGEVRFIQECKTDKARKAVIDAMNAGTVRVLFGSTSMLGTGVNAQKRCVAIHHLDTPWRPSDLQQRDGRGVRAGNEIAKHFAGNNVDVIIYAVEKSLDSYKFNLLHCKQTFISQLKSGAMGARTIDEGAMDEKSGMNFSEYMALLSGNTDLLDKAKLEKRIASLEGERKSFNKGRRDSEFKLESKTGELRNNTAMVNAMTEDWNRFLSVVQTDKEGNRLNIIKVDGVDSADEKVIGKRLQEIAKNATTGGLYTQVGELYGFPIKVVSERILKEGLEFTDNRFVVEGNYKYTYNNGHLAMADPLAAARNFLNAMERIPSIIDQYKAKNEVLEMEIPQLQEIAGKVWKKEDELKQLKSELAALDRKIQLELAPPTPEVAEKENEGQQLKPEAEDVRNRQAQYPENAPPQIRSPADSIVANHVIIGRPGLYAKEETRSKGLKI; encoded by the coding sequence ATGGCGTTTAACCGCAAACAAAGGTTGCGGGACAACATCGAGGCGATACGGACGGCATTCGTCCTTGACAGGGAACAACGCACCCCCACCGCACGCGAAAGGCTCTTGTTGGAGCGTTATTGCGGTTTCGGTGGACTGAAGTGCATACTGAACCCAGCAAAGGAACTGACGGATGCCGTCCATTGGGCGAAATCCGACCTCGAACTGTTTGCCCCTACCGTGGAACTGCACAAGTTACTACGGGAGAATACAAAAGACGATACGGAGTATAAGCGGTACATGGATGCTATGAAGCAATCCGTTCTGACCGCTTTCTATACTCCGCCGGAGATAACAGGCACTATTGCGGACGTGCTGCATGAACACGGCATACGCCCCGACCGGGTACTGGAACCATCGGCAGGCGTTGGCGCATTTGTGGATGCCGTATTAGAGAACAAGCCGGACGCGGACATCATGGCTTTTGAGAAAGACCTGATGACGGGCAAGATATTGAAACACCTGCATCCCGACCAGAAAGTAAGGATACAGGGGTACGAGAAAATTGAAAAGCCGTTCATGAACCATTTTGATCTGGCTATATCCAATATCCCCTTTGGTGATGTGGCGGTGTTCGACCCGGAATTTACCAACAGTCATGACATGGCAAGACGGTCGGCATCCAAGACGATACACAACTATTTCTTTCTGAAAAGCCTTGATGCGGTGCGTGAAGGCGGAATCGTGGCGTTCATTACCTCGCAGGGGGTGTTGGATGCCCCGACCAATGCGCCCATACGCGAGTATATGATGAACCACGCCAATCTGGTGGGTGTTGCCCGTCTGCCGAACAACCTCTTTACGGAAAATGCGGGTACGGAGGTGGGCAGTGATTTGATTATTCTGCAAAAGAACAGCGGAAAGAACGGGAAACTGTATTATAATGAGAAACTTTTTGTGCAAACAGAACAGACCCCTATCGGCACTTCCGTAAATGGGTATGTATGGAGCATCGGTTCGCTTTCCCACACGGATTTAACCAAAAGTACCGACCCTTACGGAAAGCCTGCCTATAAGCTCATGCACAGAGGCGATACCGTACAATTGGCGGAAGACTTACGGGAACATCTGAAAATAGAACTGCACCAACTCAACAGGGAACTCTACGAAAGACATAGCCTGCATCCGACGCAAACGGAAAGTACGGATAAAAGTATGAATGTGGAAGTACAGCCGTCTCCGAAAGTAGAAGCGGTGACTTCTACCGCTAATGTTTTTATCACAGAAGCGGAGAAACCGAAAGTTCAACCCATAGACGAGAAGCCGGAGATTGAGCCACGCCAGACGAATCATTCAAATGCCGTTCAGCTCACTCTGCTTGACCTTTGGGGTATGCCCATAGAAGAACCTGCCAAAAAGAAAAAGGCAACCAAAAAGGAAAACAAGGCAAAGCGTGCTATTCCTAAACCGAAACCGCCGATTATGGCAGTTCCTCCTGTTGAATCCGTCAAGCCTGCAACCGAAAGCAAGAAGGCAAAGCCGGAAAGTGCAGGGAAGCAAAGCGACCCTGAAGATATTTATGCCACTTTGGACTGGGACACCAATCCACCCATCAACGGCTTCTATGAAACGATGATGAGCCTGACACCGGAACGGCGCAAGGCTCTACGGCTTGAAGCGGAACGGCACAGACAGGAACAACTGAAAAAGTCGGGTATCAAGGACACGATGAATCCTGCCTTTGTGCCTTCGTCGGATAACAAACCGGAGCAAAAGGAAGCAGCAAAACAACCCGAAGCACAGCCGGAGGCAACTCCCGTTCCTATTACGGACAATAGCCCAAGTGAGAAAGCAACCGCTTCACTATTCCCGGAATTTGAAACGGAAAAGCCGAAGGAGGAAGCCCCCGACCTTACGCCGCGTCCCTATCACCGCACACCGGAAATGCACCTGCGTGAAGGGTCGCTGGTGGCTGACAGGTCACGCCGTACCGTCGGCTACCTGAAGGACATCACGCCTTACGGTGCGACATTCCAACCGCTTGATTTGAAAGGCTACCAGAAGGAAAAGGCGTTGCTGTATGTGTCGCTGCGTGACGCATACGAGCGACTATACCGCTATGAATCGAACAGTCACGAGGAAAATGTACCGTGGCGTGAGCATCTGAACACCTGCTATGACGAGTTCGTCATGCGATACGGCAACCTCAACGCCAAGCAGAATGTGAAACTGGTGATGATGGACGCAGGCGGGCGTGACATACTCTCGCTGGAACGGGCGGAGAACGGGAAGTTTGTCAAGGCGGACATCTTCGATCGTCCCGTTTCATTCTCGGTGGAGAGCCATGTCAACGTCGGCACTCCCGAAGAAGCCCTGTCCGCATCGCTCAACAAGTTCGGCACGGTCAATCTCGACTACATGAAGACGATAACCGACGGCACGGAAGAGGAATTGCTCACTGCCTTGCAAGGGCGCATCTACTACAATCCGCTCGTGACCGGTTACGAGATCAAAGACCGCTTCATCGCCGGGAACGTGATAGAGAAGGCGGAACGCATAGAGGCATGGATGGGTGAAAATCCCGAAAGCGGATGTATGCCGGAGGTGAAGCAGGCGTTGGATGCACTGAAAGACGCCGAACCGCCCCGCATCGCCTTTGAAGACCTTGATTTCAACTTCGGGGAACGCTGGATTCCTACGGGTGTCTATTCCGCCTACATGAGCCATTTCTACAGCACGGACGTGAAAATTGCTTACTCTCCGACTTTGGATGAGTTCTCGGTGGCTTGCAGTCACAAGAATTTCAAGATATGGGACGAGTTTTGCGTGAAGGGCTATTACCGCAGTTACGACGGCATGAGCCTTTTGAAACACGCCCTGCACAACACCTGCCCCGACATGATGAAGTCCATCGGCAAGGATGAGCATGGCAACGACATCAAGGTGCGCGACAGCGAGGGCATACAGCTTGCCAACGCCAAGATTGACGAGATACGAAACGGCTTCACCGAATGGCTCGAAGAGCAGTCGCCGCAGTTCAAGGAACGGCTGACGACGATGTATAACCGCAAGTTCAACTGTTTCGTGCGCCCGAAGTATGACGGCTCACACCAGACTTTCCCCGACCTCAACCTGAAGGGGCTGGCAAGCCGGGGCATCAAGAGCATCTATCCCTCACAAATGGATTGTGTCTGGATGCTGAAACAGAATGGCGGTGGAATTTGTGACCACGAGGTCGGAACCGGTAAAACGCTGATAATGTGTATCGCTGCGCATGAGATGAAGCGTCTGAACTTGGCGCACAAGCCGATGATTATCGGGCTGAAAGCCAATGTAGCGGAGATCGCAGCTACCTATCAGGCGGCATATCCCAACGCCCGTATTCTCTACGCTTCGGAAAAGGACTTCTCGACCGTCAACCGTGTGCGGTTCTTCAACAACATCCGAAACAATGACTATGATTGCGTCATCATGTCGCACGACCAGTTCGGCAAGATACCGCAGTCGCCGGAGTTGCAGCAGCGCATCCTGCAAGCAGAGCTTGACACGGTGGAGGAAAACCTCGAAGTGTTGCGGCAGCAGGGAAAGAACGTGTCGCGGGCGATGCTGAAAGGGCTGGAGAAGCGCAAGTTCAACCTTGTGGCGAAGCTGGAGAAGGTGGAACACGCCATCCAATCGCGCACTGACGATGTGGTGGACTTCAAGCAGATGGGCATCGACCACATCTTCATCGACGAGAGCCACCAGTTCAAGAACCTAACGTTCAACACGCGCCACGACCGTGTGGCGGGCTTGGGAAACTCGGAGGGAAGCCAGAAGGCTCTCAATATGCTTTTCGCCATCCGCACCATACAGGAGCGCACGGGCAGGGACTTGGGAGCCACCTTCCTCTCCGGCACGACCATCAGCAACTCGCTGACGGAGCTGTACCTCCTGTTCAAGTACCTGCGTCCGAAGGAGCTGGAGCGGCAGGACATCCGTTGTTTCGATGCGTGGGCGGCAATTTTTGCCAAGAAGACCACCGACTTCGAGTTCAACGTGACGAATAACGTGGTGCAGAAAGAGCGTTTCCGCTACTTCATCAAAGTGCCGGAACTTGCCGCCTTCTACAACGAGATAACGGACTACCGCACGGCGGAGGATGTGGGCGTGGACCGTCCGCACAAGAACGAGATACTGCACCACATACCGCCTACGCCTGACCAAGAGTATTTCATCAAGCAACTGATGGAATTTGCCAAGACAGGCGACGCCACCCTGCTGGGCAGGCTGCCGCTTTCGGAAACGGAGGAAAAAGCGAAGATGCTCATCGCCACGGACTATGCCCGCAAGATGGCTCTGGATATGCGCATGATAGACCCGCACTATGAAGACCACCCCGACAACAAGGCGAGCCACTGCGCCAAGATGATCGCGGAGTATTACCAAAAGTACGACGCGCAGAAAGGCACGCAGTTCGTCTTCTCGGACTTGGGTACTTACCAGCCGGGCGACGGGTGGAACGTCTATTCGGAAATCAAGCGCAAGCTGACGGAGGACTACGGCATACCGCCCGGCGAGGTGCGCTTCATTCAGGAGTGCAAGACCGACAAGGCGCGGAAGGCGGTGATAGATGCCATGAACGCCGGGACGGTGCGTGTGCTGTTCGGTTCCACCTCCATGCTCGGCACGGGCGTGAACGCTCAGAAACGGTGTGTGGCAATCCATCATCTCGATACACCGTGGCGACCGTCCGACCTGCAACAGCGTGACGGACGCGGAGTTAGAGCGGGTAACGAGATAGCCAAGCATTTTGCAGGTAATAACGTGGATGTAATAATCTATGCGGTGGAGAAGTCGCTGGACAGCTACAAGTTCAACCTCCTGCACTGCAAGCAGACTTTCATCAGCCAGCTCAAAAGCGGTGCGATGGGTGCGCGTACCATCGACGAGGGGGCTATGGACGAGAAGTCGGGCATGAACTTCTCGGAGTACATGGCGTTGCTCTCCGGCAACACCGACCTGCTGGACAAGGCGAAACTTGAAAAGCGCATCGCCTCGCTCGAAGGGGAACGCAAGTCGTTCAACAAGGGCAGGCGTGATTCGGAGTTCAAGCTGGAGTCAAAGACGGGCGAACTGCGTAACAATACGGCAATGGTGAATGCCATGACGGAGGACTGGAACCGCTTCCTGTCGGTGGTGCAGACCGACAAGGAGGGCAACCGCCTTAATATAATAAAGGTGGACGGAGTGGATTCCGCCGATGAGAAGGTCATCGGAAAGCGTTTGCAGGAGATAGCCAAGAATGCCACGACCGGAGGGTTGTACACGCAGGTCGGTGAACTTTACGGTTTTCCGATAAAGGTGGTGAGCGAAAGGATACTCAAAGAGGGATTGGAGTTCACCGACAACCGCTTCGTGGTCGAGGGGAACTACAAGTACACCTACAACAACGGGCATCTGGCGATGGCTGACCCGTTGGCCGCCGCCCGCAACTTCCTCAACGCGATGGAGAGGATACCCTCCATCATCGACCAGTACAAGGCGAAGAACGAGGTGCTGGAGATGGAGATACCGCAGTTACAGGAGATAGCGGGTAAGGTGTGGAAGAAGGAGGACGAGCTGAAGCAGTTGAAGTCCGAACTTGCCGCCCTTGACCGAAAAATTCAGCTGGAGCTTGCGCCACCCACGCCCGAAGTCGCAGAAAAGGAGAATGAAGGGCAACAGCTCAAGCCGGAAGCGGAAGATGTGAGGAACAGGCAGGCGCAATATCCCGAAAATGCACCGCCGCAGATACGCAGTCCGGCGGATAGTATCGTTGCCAACCATGTCATAATCGGGCGTCCGGGACTGTATGCCAAGGAGGAAACCCGGTCCAAAGGATTGAAAATATAA
- the tet(Q) gene encoding tetracycline resistance ribosomal protection protein Tet(Q), with translation MNIINLGILAHIDAGKTSVTENLLFASGATEKCGRVDNGDTITDSMDIEKRRGITVRASTTSIIWNGVKCNIIDTPGHMDFIAEVERTFKMLDGAVLILSAKEGIQAQTKLLFSTLQKLQIPTIIFINKIDRAGVNLERLYMDIKTNLSQDVLFMQTVVDGSVYPVCSQTYIKEEYKEFVCNHDDDILERYLADSEISPADYWNTIIALVAKAKVYPVLHGSAMFNIGINELLDAISSFILPPASVSNRLSAYLYKIEHDPKGHKRSFLKIIDGSLRLRDVVRINDSEKFIKIKNLKTIYQGREINVDEVGANDIAIVEDIEDFRIGDYLGAKPCLIQGLSHQHPALKSSVRPNKPEERSKVISALNTLWIEDPSLSFSINSYSDELEISLYGLTQKEIIQTLLEERFSVKVHFDEIKTIYKERPIKKVNKIIQIEVPPNPYWATIGLTLEPLPLGAGLQIESDISYGYLNHSFQNAVFEGIRMSCQSGLHGWEVTDLKVTFTQAEYYSPVSTPADFRQLTPYVFRLALQQSGVDILEPMLCFELQIPQVASSKAITDLQKLMSEIEDISCNNEWCHIKGKVPLNTSKDYASEVSSYTKGLGIFMVKPCGYQITKDGYSDNIRMNEKDKLLFMFQKSMSLK, from the coding sequence ATGAATATTATAAATTTAGGAATTCTTGCTCACATTGATGCAGGAAAAACTTCCGTAACCGAGAATCTGCTGTTTGCCAGTGGAGCAACGGAAAAGTGCGGCCGTGTGGATAATGGTGACACCATAACGGACTCTATGGATATAGAGAAACGTAGAGGAATTACTGTCCGGGCTTCTACGACATCTATTATCTGGAATGGAGTGAAATGCAATATCATTGACACTCCGGGACACATGGATTTTATTGCGGAAGTGGAGCGGACATTCAAAATGCTTGATGGAGCAGTCCTCATCTTATCCGCAAAGGAAGGCATACAAGCGCAGACAAAGTTGCTGTTCAGTACTTTACAAAAGCTGCAAATCCCGACAATTATATTTATCAATAAGATTGACCGTGCCGGTGTGAATTTGGAGCGTTTGTATATGGATATAAAAACAAATCTGTCGCAAGATGTCCTGTTTATGCAAACTGTTGTCGATGGATCGGTTTATCCGGTTTGCTCCCAAACATATATAAAGGAAGAATACAAAGAATTTGTATGCAACCATGACGACGATATATTAGAACGATATTTGGCGGATAGCGAAATTTCACCGGCTGATTATTGGAATACGATAATCGCTCTTGTGGCAAAAGCCAAAGTCTATCCGGTGCTACATGGATCAGCAATGTTCAATATCGGTATCAATGAGTTGTTGGACGCCATTTCTTCTTTTATACTTCCTCCGGCATCAGTCTCAAACAGACTTTCAGCTTATCTCTATAAGATAGAGCATGACCCCAAAGGGCATAAAAGAAGTTTTCTTAAAATAATTGACGGAAGTCTGAGACTTCGAGACGTTGTAAGAATCAACGATTCGGAAAAATTCATCAAGATTAAAAATCTAAAGACTATTTATCAGGGCAGAGAGATAAATGTTGATGAAGTGGGTGCCAATGATATCGCGATTGTAGAAGATATAGAAGATTTTCGAATCGGAGATTATTTAGGTGCTAAACCTTGTTTGATTCAAGGATTATCTCATCAGCATCCCGCTCTCAAATCCTCCGTCCGGCCAAATAAGCCCGAAGAGAGAAGCAAGGTGATATCCGCTCTGAATACATTGTGGATTGAAGACCCGTCTTTGTCCTTTTCCATAAACTCATATAGTGATGAATTGGAAATCTCGTTATATGGTTTGACCCAAAAGGAAATCATACAGACATTGCTGGAAGAACGATTTTCCGTAAAGGTCCATTTTGATGAGATCAAGACTATCTACAAAGAACGACCTATAAAAAAGGTCAATAAGATTATTCAGATCGAAGTACCACCCAACCCTTACTGGGCCACAATAGGGCTGACTCTTGAACCCTTACCGTTAGGGGCAGGGTTGCAAATCGAAAGTGACATCTCCTATGGTTATCTGAACCATTCTTTTCAAAATGCCGTTTTTGAAGGGATTCGTATGTCTTGCCAATCTGGTTTACATGGATGGGAAGTGACAGATCTGAAAGTAACTTTTACTCAAGCCGAGTATTATAGCCCGGTAAGTACACCTGCTGATTTCAGACAGCTGACCCCTTATGTCTTCAGGCTGGCTTTGCAACAGTCAGGTGTGGACATTCTCGAACCGATGCTCTGTTTTGAGTTGCAGATACCCCAAGTAGCGAGTTCCAAAGCTATTACAGATTTGCAAAAACTGATGTCTGAGATTGAAGACATCAGTTGTAATAATGAGTGGTGTCATATTAAAGGGAAAGTTCCATTAAATACAAGTAAAGACTATGCCTCAGAAGTAAGTTCGTACACTAAGGGCTTAGGCATTTTTATGGTTAAGCCATGTGGGTATCAAATAACAAAAGACGGTTATTCTGATAATATCCGCATGAACGAAAAAGATAAACTTTTATTCATGTTCCAAAAATCAATGTCATTAAAATAA
- a CDS encoding DUF3873 domain-containing protein yields the protein MSTRMTINGVSTCTEAGTEKYEKFQMGIGRRRRTLVQYDYRHTDGELFSCVKPTLDECRTARDKWLTAKEGKEGKR from the coding sequence ATGAGTACACGAATGACAATCAACGGAGTAAGTACCTGCACGGAAGCAGGTACGGAGAAATACGAGAAATTTCAAATGGGTATTGGCAGACGCAGGCGAACACTTGTGCAATACGATTACCGCCACACGGACGGAGAGTTGTTCTCTTGTGTCAAACCCACGTTGGACGAGTGCCGAACCGCACGGGACAAGTGGCTGACGGCAAAGGAAGGAAAGGAGGGCAAGCGATGA
- a CDS encoding PcfJ domain-containing protein encodes MKPRTHIQQEVAHLSKRLPRLTATQKAYAFRHCFKHYAIKRADGTNICTECGHSWKSDHDLADTLCGCICPHCGMQLEALRTRKSVFSENEYFSIVTTSKQYQVIRFFFVKSRYKAGQAAEYSIYEVVQRWISPKGTTTTVARLRGMSMLYYDQWAEYSDMEVRKNNGLHAYDIAPVCTYPRQRFIPELKRNGFNGDYHNTLPYDLFTAILSDSQAETLLKAGQYAMLSHYIRSSFDMEQYWASVKICIRNGYTISDGSVWCDTIDLLRHFGKDTNSPKYVCPADLKAEHDKLVAKRNLQRERERTEQQRQKAIEDEKNYLKDKGMFFGLVFSDNLILVKVIESVEEMIEEGRLMHHCVGGYHNKANSLILSATIEGKRIETIEVSLKTLKVVQSRGVCNSNTEYHDRIIRLVEDNAGLIRQRMNAA; translated from the coding sequence ATGAAACCGAGAACACACATACAGCAGGAAGTCGCACATCTGAGCAAGCGACTACCGAGATTGACCGCCACGCAAAAGGCATACGCTTTCCGTCATTGCTTCAAGCACTACGCAATCAAGAGAGCGGACGGCACGAACATCTGTACCGAGTGCGGACATTCGTGGAAGAGCGACCACGACCTTGCAGACACCCTTTGCGGATGTATCTGCCCCCATTGCGGTATGCAGTTGGAAGCGTTGCGCACCCGAAAGAGCGTTTTCAGCGAGAATGAATACTTCTCCATTGTCACCACCAGCAAGCAGTATCAAGTGATACGCTTCTTCTTCGTCAAGTCCCGATACAAGGCAGGGCAAGCAGCCGAGTATTCCATTTATGAAGTGGTGCAGAGGTGGATTTCGCCCAAAGGCACAACCACCACCGTTGCCCGACTTCGTGGTATGTCAATGTTGTATTACGACCAATGGGCGGAATACAGCGACATGGAGGTGCGCAAGAACAACGGACTTCACGCATACGATATAGCACCTGTGTGTACCTATCCCCGACAGCGTTTCATCCCCGAACTGAAACGCAACGGTTTCAACGGGGACTATCACAACACACTGCCGTATGACCTTTTCACGGCTATCCTTTCCGACAGCCAAGCCGAAACACTCTTGAAGGCAGGGCAATACGCCATGTTGAGCCACTATATTCGCAGTTCCTTTGACATGGAGCAATATTGGGCATCCGTCAAGATTTGCATCCGCAATGGTTACACCATTTCAGACGGCTCCGTATGGTGCGACACCATAGACCTCCTGCGTCATTTTGGCAAGGACACGAACAGCCCGAAATACGTCTGCCCTGCCGACCTCAAAGCGGAACACGACAAGTTGGTGGCAAAGCGCAACCTGCAAAGGGAGCGTGAGCGGACGGAACAGCAACGGCAAAAGGCGATTGAGGACGAGAAGAACTATCTGAAAGACAAAGGAATGTTCTTCGGGCTTGTATTTTCCGACAACCTTATTCTTGTCAAAGTCATTGAAAGCGTGGAGGAAATGATTGAGGAAGGACGGCTGATGCACCATTGCGTGGGCGGTTATCACAACAAGGCAAACTCTCTCATCCTATCCGCCACCATTGAAGGCAAACGGATTGAAACGATAGAAGTCAGTTTGAAAACGCTGAAAGTGGTACAGAGCAGAGGGGTATGCAATTCCAATACCGAGTACCACGACCGCATCATCCGACTTGTGGAGGACAATGCCGGACTTATCCGTCAGCGTATGAACGCAGCATAA
- a CDS encoding PcfK-like family protein, translating into MKTTDHFKRTIQMYLEQRAAEDALFAKKYRNPAKNIDDCVTYILNYVQKSGCNGFTDGEIYGQAVHYYDENEIEVGKPIQCQVAVNHVVELTAEEKAEARQNAIRQYQDEELRKLQNRNKPRTATKATIQEIQQPSLFDLGL; encoded by the coding sequence ATGAAAACGACAGACCATTTCAAGAGAACGATACAGATGTATTTGGAGCAACGTGCAGCGGAAGATGCGCTCTTTGCCAAGAAATACCGTAACCCTGCCAAGAACATAGACGATTGCGTGACCTACATTCTGAACTATGTGCAGAAAAGCGGTTGCAACGGCTTCACGGACGGGGAGATATACGGACAAGCCGTACATTACTATGACGAGAACGAGATAGAGGTGGGCAAGCCTATCCAATGCCAAGTAGCCGTGAACCATGTGGTGGAACTCACCGCAGAGGAAAAGGCGGAAGCACGTCAGAACGCTATCCGACAATACCAAGACGAGGAACTCCGCAAGTTGCAGAACCGCAACAAGCCGAGAACCGCCACCAAAGCGACCATCCAAGAAATACAACAACCCTCATTATTTGATTTAGGCTTATGA
- a CDS encoding helix-turn-helix domain-containing protein: MEKDQLTFNDLPNVVGELCDRIASMENLLTEKLSKQYETKENTHVPMTVQEACNYLKMPLSTFYYKVKKDDIPVIKQGKHLYIYRDELDRWLESSRKNPAPQSFEDENESLLASHRRKPNPKNW, from the coding sequence ATGGAAAAAGACCAACTGACATTCAACGACCTGCCGAATGTGGTAGGCGAACTATGCGACAGAATCGCAAGTATGGAAAACCTGCTTACGGAGAAACTTTCCAAGCAGTACGAAACCAAAGAGAACACGCACGTCCCCATGACCGTACAGGAGGCTTGCAACTATCTTAAAATGCCGTTGTCGACCTTTTATTACAAGGTCAAGAAAGACGATATTCCGGTTATAAAACAGGGAAAGCATCTCTACATCTATCGTGACGAACTGGATAGATGGCTGGAATCTTCCCGGAAGAATCCGGCTCCGCAAAGTTTCGAGGACGAGAATGAGTCTTTGCTCGCCTCCCATCGCCGTAAACCGAACCCTAAAAACTGGTAG